The Trichomycterus rosablanca isolate fTriRos1 chromosome 15, fTriRos1.hap1, whole genome shotgun sequence genome contains a region encoding:
- the LOC134328868 gene encoding histone H1-like — translation MVEEAPAPASSAPAKAPKKKTAAKPKKAGPSVGELIVKAVSASKERSGVSLAALKKALSAGGYDVEKNNSRVKLAVKSLVTKGILVQTKGTGASGSFKLNKKQTEAKKPAAKKAAAPKVKKAAKKPAAAKKPKKVTAKKPAAKKSPKKVKKPAAAAKKATKSPKKPATPKKAAKSPKKAKAAKPKTAKPKATKAKKAAPKKK, via the coding sequence atggtagaagaagctccagcaccggccagctcggcccccgccaaggctcctaaaaagaagaccgcggccaaacccaagaaagcgggtcccagcgtcggcgagctgatcgtcaaagctgtttccgcttccaaggagaggagcggcgtgtccctggccgccctgaagaaagctctgtctgcaggtggatacgacgtggagaagaacaactcccgcgtcaaactcgccgtcaaaagcctggtgaccaagggcatcctggtgcagaccaagggcaccggcgcctcaggctctttcaagctcaacaagaagcagaccgaggcgaagaaacccgcggccaaaaaagccgccgctcctaaagtgaaaaaggccgcaaagaaacccgccgctgcaaagaagcccaagaaggtaacagccaagaagcccgccgctaagaagtcccccaagaaggtcaagaaacccgctgctgccgctaagaaagccaccaagagccccaagaagccggcgacccccaagaaggcagccaaaagtcctaaaaaagccaaggcagccaaacccaagaccgctaagcccaaagcgaccaaggccaaaaaagctgcacccaagaagaagtaa